In Dyadobacter sp. NIV53, a single window of DNA contains:
- a CDS encoding ATP-binding protein codes for MKGFCTSLLLWTFLVSAANGQRFQIDSLTSQLTKKQPDTSRILTMIQLANVYSDKWPDSSILIIEEAIKLAQRANYTVGHMRAASTLSGMIRYRGNLPKALASEFEILKMARTAHHRLAEWGTLNNIGSIYGDLGENRQALAYFFQTLAIAKEISAPKHIAFVLPNIANSYIKLGLLDSAQLVNQQAYQQLLKAPDRLLEGRILINSGRIEVLKGNTSQALLYFRKALPVLTIRYGNKMNNAYVLSMNELEMAALFDKLQLTDSCLYYAHRALMTAQDKIKLHTLKASSLLVKHYKIKNQIDSAFYYQEIARAVSDSLFGPEKFRELQKLLLAEQQNQQALITEQERYQNRIRTYLLITGLGVIGLIALFLLRINRQKNKTNQQLNEQNEEIDRQRSKAEKALTELTATQAQLIQKEKLASLGELTAGIAHEIQNPLNFVNNFSEVSVELVTELEDEQQKLDRDTELEVELLGDLKQNLQKIIHHGGRASSIVKGMLEHSRTGTGERQPADLNVLADEYLRLAYHGFIAKDKAFNSDLKTEFDPYLNFVNIVPQEIGRVLLNLYNNALYTVSEKIKKQSGAYQPTIWVSTKIIDKQVEIRVRDNGMGIPESVKAKIFQPFFTTKPTGEGTGLGLSLSYDIITKGHHGTLTVTSRQGQGSEFVITLPAIA; via the coding sequence ATGAAAGGATTTTGTACCTCATTGTTACTGTGGACATTTTTGGTATCTGCCGCAAACGGACAGCGTTTCCAGATTGATAGCCTTACGAGCCAATTAACAAAAAAACAACCAGATACGAGCCGGATACTGACGATGATCCAGCTGGCTAACGTTTACTCTGACAAGTGGCCCGATTCGAGCATACTGATTATTGAGGAAGCGATTAAACTGGCTCAGCGGGCCAATTATACTGTTGGCCATATGCGGGCAGCGTCGACGCTTTCAGGAATGATTCGATACAGAGGGAACCTGCCTAAAGCGCTCGCTTCTGAATTTGAAATCCTGAAAATGGCCAGGACTGCCCATCACCGGCTGGCAGAATGGGGCACGTTAAACAATATCGGAAGTATTTATGGCGATCTGGGGGAAAATAGACAGGCGCTTGCGTATTTTTTTCAAACCCTGGCAATTGCTAAAGAGATATCCGCGCCAAAACATATAGCATTTGTGCTGCCTAACATAGCAAATTCATATATTAAATTAGGCCTGTTGGACTCTGCTCAACTCGTCAATCAACAAGCTTATCAGCAACTCCTCAAAGCTCCCGACCGGTTACTGGAGGGGAGGATATTAATAAATTCTGGCCGTATAGAGGTATTAAAGGGAAATACATCTCAGGCTTTACTATATTTTCGGAAGGCTTTACCAGTACTGACAATTCGTTACGGTAACAAGATGAATAATGCTTATGTCCTCTCTATGAATGAGTTAGAAATGGCGGCTTTGTTTGATAAGCTCCAACTAACCGACTCCTGTTTATACTATGCACACCGGGCCTTGATGACGGCTCAGGATAAAATTAAGCTACATACACTGAAAGCAAGCAGTTTATTGGTCAAGCATTATAAAATCAAGAACCAGATAGACAGTGCCTTCTATTATCAGGAGATTGCCCGCGCTGTTAGTGACAGTTTATTTGGCCCGGAGAAATTTCGGGAGTTGCAAAAGTTACTTTTGGCCGAACAGCAGAACCAGCAAGCACTAATAACGGAACAGGAAAGGTATCAAAACCGGATCCGGACTTACTTGTTGATTACCGGATTAGGCGTCATAGGGCTTATCGCACTATTTTTATTGAGGATTAACCGGCAAAAGAACAAGACTAATCAGCAATTAAATGAGCAGAATGAAGAAATCGACCGCCAGCGCAGTAAAGCGGAAAAAGCGCTCACCGAACTGACAGCCACACAAGCCCAGCTTATCCAAAAGGAAAAACTTGCCAGTCTGGGAGAACTCACGGCTGGTATTGCCCATGAAATCCAGAACCCGTTGAATTTTGTCAATAATTTCTCGGAAGTATCAGTCGAGTTAGTCACTGAACTGGAAGACGAGCAGCAAAAGTTAGATCGTGACACAGAGTTGGAAGTCGAACTGCTAGGAGATTTAAAGCAGAATCTCCAAAAGATCATCCACCACGGTGGTCGGGCAAGTAGCATAGTTAAAGGAATGCTGGAGCATTCCCGCACTGGAACCGGCGAGCGGCAGCCTGCCGACCTTAACGTTCTGGCTGATGAATATCTGCGATTGGCGTATCATGGGTTTATTGCCAAAGATAAAGCTTTCAATTCTGATCTGAAAACAGAGTTTGACCCGTATTTAAACTTTGTTAATATAGTGCCGCAGGAAATTGGGCGGGTGTTGCTGAACCTGTACAACAATGCTCTCTATACTGTTTCAGAAAAGATAAAGAAACAATCCGGGGCTTATCAGCCCACTATTTGGGTAAGTACGAAGATCATTGACAAGCAAGTTGAGATTCGCGTTCGGGACAATGGTATGGGTATTCCGGAATCGGTAAAAGCCAAAATTTTTCAGCCTTTTTTTACAACCAAGCCTACCGGGGAGGGTACTGGTCTTGGGCTAAGTTTGAGTTATGATATTATCACCAAGGGGCATCATGGCACGCTGACAGTCACTAGCCGGCAAGGACAAGGATCCGAATTTGTCATCACTTTACCGGCTATTGCCTAA
- a CDS encoding ATP-binding protein, whose product MKSLLILCLLYFIGLDTLGQSVLRIDSLPASGVVLNKGWKWHSGDNPMWAKPDFDDSHWDTLNPVQGMNHLNRLPRQGIGWLRIRMRIAPNLRGQNVGLNILQAGATQVFINEKLVFQNGKISLQGRVKSGNIYQYNPLITLNADSIQVIAVRYAFSRDRWLVHIVPKSFLRIKLMTAKSAEIGEAQLVFAIIGEFVLFGVFLFLGLLQLLLYAASKDQRSAFSLGLFLVFQSVVHIMNGTLDASCYLFQRIEVSNILPVVDTLYGVFIIAIAVSSIYYLLGIYQYFGQPRKAPFWIIATITFATIPGAVFLSDPYSYLCQFIPGFIIPFSEILRVGILAIKRKQQGAKQFTYAHSFVLLVFISWTVSEFLPFVSNFLSENGLYLFSISFLALGLTISLLLAQERAAINKILRKQLFDLDILSRKTISQEQEKQHLLATQNERLEQQVESRTAELRASQAQLIQKEKLASLGELTAGIAHEIQNPLNFVNNFSEVSTDLVEEMKEEILAGNTDDLLAIADYLSQNLQKITLHGGRASSIVKGMLEHSRTGTGERQSTDLNALTNEYLRLAYHGLMAKNKNNTANPFHCELISDFDPDLGKVDVVPQEIGRVLLNLYNNAFYAVKEREALGKGLGVDYQPAVWVSTKQFDNQVEILVRDNGTGIPESVKAKIFQPFFTTKPTGEGTGLGLSLSYDIITKGHGGALHVNSTEGEGTEFTITLPVLV is encoded by the coding sequence ATGAAATCACTTTTAATCCTTTGCCTTTTGTATTTCATCGGGCTGGACACTTTGGGACAGTCTGTTTTACGCATTGACAGCTTGCCGGCAAGTGGAGTGGTCCTGAATAAAGGTTGGAAATGGCATTCAGGGGATAATCCTATGTGGGCCAAACCAGATTTTGATGATTCCCATTGGGATACGCTCAACCCGGTTCAAGGTATGAACCACTTGAACCGATTGCCCCGGCAGGGAATTGGCTGGCTACGAATCCGAATGCGAATAGCTCCGAATTTACGGGGGCAAAACGTAGGCCTGAATATCTTACAGGCCGGTGCAACACAAGTCTTTATAAATGAAAAACTTGTTTTTCAAAACGGAAAAATTAGCCTCCAAGGGCGAGTTAAATCAGGTAATATTTACCAATATAACCCACTTATTACTCTAAATGCTGATTCCATACAGGTGATCGCGGTCCGCTACGCTTTTTCTCGCGATCGATGGCTTGTGCACATAGTTCCCAAGTCCTTTCTGAGAATAAAACTGATGACAGCTAAATCAGCAGAAATAGGGGAAGCACAACTAGTATTTGCCATTATTGGAGAATTTGTTCTTTTTGGTGTATTTCTGTTTCTGGGTCTCTTGCAACTGTTGCTTTATGCAGCTTCCAAGGATCAACGGTCGGCCTTTTCACTGGGTTTATTTCTTGTTTTTCAGAGTGTTGTTCACATCATGAATGGAACTCTCGATGCGTCCTGCTATTTATTTCAGCGCATTGAAGTAAGCAACATACTTCCTGTTGTTGATACTTTATACGGCGTTTTTATAATAGCCATTGCTGTTTCCTCAATTTATTATCTGTTGGGAATCTATCAGTATTTTGGCCAACCTCGAAAAGCACCTTTCTGGATAATTGCCACAATCACATTTGCTACAATTCCCGGAGCTGTCTTTTTAAGTGATCCTTACAGTTATCTTTGTCAGTTTATTCCGGGCTTTATTATACCTTTTTCTGAGATTTTACGGGTTGGAATTCTCGCTATCAAGCGTAAGCAGCAAGGGGCCAAACAATTTACCTATGCTCACAGCTTTGTGCTTCTTGTCTTTATTAGCTGGACAGTGAGCGAATTTTTGCCATTTGTCAGCAACTTTTTGTCGGAGAATGGCCTTTATCTGTTTAGCATAAGTTTCCTGGCGCTAGGCTTGACCATTTCGCTGTTACTGGCACAGGAGCGGGCTGCAATCAACAAAATTCTTCGCAAGCAACTCTTTGACTTAGATATCCTTTCTCGGAAAACCATTTCCCAGGAGCAGGAAAAGCAGCATTTATTAGCTACCCAAAATGAGCGGCTTGAACAACAGGTCGAATCCCGCACGGCCGAGTTAAGGGCATCACAAGCCCAGCTTATCCAAAAAGAGAAACTTGCCAGTTTGGGAGAACTCACAGCAGGTATTGCCCATGAAATCCAGAACCCGTTGAATTTTGTCAATAATTTCTCGGAAGTAAGTACGGATTTAGTTGAAGAGATGAAAGAAGAGATATTGGCTGGCAATACGGATGATCTGCTCGCAATAGCGGACTACCTGTCTCAAAACCTTCAAAAAATTACCCTTCATGGCGGCCGCGCCAGCAGCATTGTCAAGGGAATGCTGGAACACTCCCGCACTGGTACAGGCGAGCGGCAATCCACGGATCTGAACGCATTAACGAACGAATATCTGCGGTTGGCTTATCATGGGCTAATGGCGAAAAATAAGAACAACACGGCCAATCCATTCCATTGCGAATTGATATCCGACTTTGACCCAGATCTGGGCAAGGTTGATGTCGTTCCGCAAGAGATAGGGCGTGTCCTGCTGAATCTGTACAACAATGCATTTTATGCTGTGAAGGAGCGTGAGGCTTTGGGCAAAGGGCTGGGGGTGGATTATCAGCCAGCAGTTTGGGTAAGCACCAAACAGTTTGACAATCAGGTTGAGATTCTTGTCCGGGACAATGGTACAGGTATTCCGGAGTCGGTAAAAGCCAAAATTTTTCAGCCATTTTTTACAACCAAACCCACAGGCGAAGGTACCGGGTTAGGTTTGTCACTGAGTTATGATATCATCACAAAAGGGCATGGCGGAGCGCTGCATGTAAATAGTACAGAAGGCGAAGGAACAGAATTTACCATCACTTTACCGGTCCTGGTTTAA
- a CDS encoding NAD(P)/FAD-dependent oxidoreductase produces the protein MNKTEYDAVVVGSGPNGLAAAITMQQQGLSVLLLEGKDEIGGGMRSKELTLPGFVHDVCSAVHPMASLSPFFKSLPLKDFGLELIQPVYAAAHPFDDGTAGLLLESLEDTAKGLGVDGDAYLHFIRSIVRDLPKLLPELMSPFPMPRYPLALANFGLKALPPATWNARRFQTKQARGMWAGMAAHAIQPLENSISSAIGIMLMSAAHVSGWPIPKGGSQSIADALSSYFLSLGGEIETGFFVKSLKQLPSAKAILFDVTPRQLVSIAGEKFSSSYISRLNKYRYGMGVFKVDWALDEPVPFTNRDARQAGTVHIGNTFEEIAHSEKITSQGKQSQKPFVLFAQPGIFDASRAPIGKQTAWAYCHVPNGSQEDMTNAIENQIERFAPGFRERIIGRHTMNSMEMEAYNPNYIGGDINGGIQDVWQHFARPVLSTSPYRTSAKGIYICSSSTPPGGGVHGMCGYQAAMRAMKDLF, from the coding sequence ATGAACAAAACGGAATATGACGCGGTGGTGGTTGGTTCCGGTCCAAACGGACTGGCGGCGGCTATTACCATGCAGCAGCAGGGATTGTCGGTTTTATTGCTGGAAGGTAAGGATGAAATTGGCGGAGGTATGCGGTCGAAAGAATTGACTTTGCCCGGTTTTGTTCATGATGTTTGTTCGGCAGTGCATCCGATGGCCAGTCTCTCTCCGTTTTTCAAAAGCTTGCCTTTAAAAGACTTTGGCCTGGAACTGATACAGCCCGTGTATGCAGCCGCGCATCCTTTTGACGATGGTACAGCCGGGCTTTTGCTCGAATCACTTGAAGATACAGCCAAAGGATTGGGCGTTGACGGAGATGCATATTTACATTTTATCAGGTCGATTGTCCGCGATTTACCCAAACTTCTTCCCGAATTGATGAGCCCGTTTCCAATGCCCCGTTATCCGCTGGCACTTGCAAATTTTGGCTTGAAAGCCCTGCCGCCTGCGACATGGAATGCCAGGCGTTTCCAGACAAAACAAGCCAGGGGAATGTGGGCCGGAATGGCTGCTCATGCTATTCAGCCACTCGAAAATTCGATCAGTTCCGCGATTGGCATCATGCTTATGAGTGCGGCACACGTAAGCGGCTGGCCCATTCCAAAAGGAGGTTCCCAGTCGATTGCCGATGCGTTGTCGTCCTATTTTCTTTCGTTGGGAGGAGAAATAGAAACAGGTTTTTTTGTAAAATCTTTAAAACAGCTGCCGTCTGCCAAGGCCATTTTGTTTGATGTCACACCTCGGCAGCTCGTGTCTATTGCAGGTGAAAAATTCAGTTCATCCTACATTTCCAGACTTAATAAATACCGATATGGAATGGGCGTTTTTAAAGTTGACTGGGCTTTGGATGAACCTGTACCTTTTACAAATCGGGATGCCCGTCAGGCAGGAACCGTGCATATCGGTAATACGTTTGAAGAAATTGCCCATTCCGAAAAAATCACATCGCAGGGAAAACAATCGCAAAAGCCATTTGTGCTTTTCGCCCAGCCGGGTATTTTTGATGCCAGCCGCGCGCCAATAGGCAAACAAACCGCCTGGGCGTATTGCCATGTGCCAAACGGCTCACAGGAGGATATGACGAATGCCATTGAAAATCAGATCGAACGTTTTGCACCTGGTTTCAGGGAAAGAATTATTGGCAGGCACACCATGAATTCTATGGAAATGGAAGCTTATAATCCTAATTATATTGGAGGAGATATCAATGGAGGAATCCAGGATGTCTGGCAGCATTTCGCGCGTCCGGTTTTAAGTACTTCGCCCTACCGTACCTCTGCCAAAGGTATTTATATATGCTCCTCATCGACGCCTCCCGGCGGAGGCGTTCACGGCATGTGCGGTTATCAGGCGGCCATGAGGGCAATGAAAGATTTGTTCTAA